A window of the Phaseolus vulgaris cultivar G19833 chromosome 5, P. vulgaris v2.0, whole genome shotgun sequence genome harbors these coding sequences:
- the LOC137834076 gene encoding uncharacterized protein — MIVYAFRKGVQPGSFSKTLNCSRPKTFAEIRRRAVEHIALEDEAYEKCTKPPTRPKAQIRTQPVRVHQAATERKHLDRKRAYEPRRTQPRGRAEERREGNRPPRHNFVMELKDLIAVPNIADRLRPPEKSDRMLGPHKELWCEFHEAFGHRINNCLALGHQLDELVKNGFLKDYLVEKQAGQSSVPQSASGEGQQHEVPIHGEVHTIAGGFSGGGCTASQRKKYARSVMSVEAFEDHSPDVDITFTKEDLRDVVPHDNDPIVISLITAGRMVHRALVDQGSSADVMFWPTFEKLQLSPDRLRPYGGCLYGFAGDQVEVRGYIELRATFTDGAVSRTEKIRYLVVNAPSAYNVLLGRPTLNRIGAVPSTRDMKVKLPSMEGVVITIRSDQKEAKKCYENSLKNRRSVYHVSTTPPPGAGPGQEDRRVGTTL; from the coding sequence ATGATCGTGTATGCATTCAGGAAGGGGGTACAGCCCGGATCTTTTAGTAAAACGCTCAACTGCAGTCGCCCAAAAACTTTCGCTGAAATAAGGCGACGAGCAGTAGAGCACATTGCCTTAGAAGATGAGGCGTATGAGAAGTGCACCAAGCCGCCCACGCGGCCCAAAGCACAGATACGAACACAACCCGTTAGGGTTCACCAAGCCGCCACGGAGAGGAAACATTTGGACAGGAAGCGCGCCTACGAGCCAAGGAGGACCCAGCCTAGGGGTCGAGCAGAGGAGAGAAGAGAAGGGAACAGGCCACCGAGACACAACTTCGTAATGGAACTCAAAGATCTGATAGCGGTGCCTAACATAGCCGACAGACTGAGGCCACCTGAGAAGTCCGACAGAATGCTGGGACCCCACAAGGAATTGTGGTGCGAGTTCCATGAAGCATTCGGACATCGTATTAACAATTGTTTAGCGTTGGGTCACCAATTAGACGAActcgtgaagaatggtttcctgaaggacTACTTGGTGGAGAAGCAGGCAGGACAGTCGTCGGTTCCACAATCGGCGAGCGGCGAGggacagcagcacgaggtgcccatccacggcgaggtccacaccatagCGGGTGGGTTCTCGGGCGGCGGATGTACGGCATCACAACGCAAGAAGTATGCTAGATCCGTAATGTCAGTGGAGGCTTTTGAGGATCATTCgcccgatgtggacatcacgttcactaaAGAAGACCTCAGGGATGtcgtgcctcacgacaacgatcccatcgTGATCTCACTTATCACGGCAGGAAGGATGGTTCATCGAGCACTGGTCGATCAGgggagctcggcagatgtgatgttctggccaacgTTTGAAAAGTTACAGTTGTCCCCAGACCGTCTGAGGCCGTATGGGGGCTGCCTATACGGCTTTGCtggtgaccaagtggaggtcagggggtacatcgagttaaGAGCGACGTTCACAGACGGGGCGGTGTCGCGAACAGAGAAGATCAGATACCTGGTCGTGAATGCCCCCTCGGCGTACAACGTCCTCCTaggaaggccaacgctcaacaggataggagctgtgccctccACTAGAGATATGAAGGTTAAACTACCttcaatggaaggggtggtcATCACCATCCGCTCCGAtcaaaaggaggcaaagaaatgctatgaaaacagcctcaaaAATAGGCGATCAGTGTACCATGTAAGCACAACGCCACCCCCTGGTGCAGGTCCCGGCCAGGAGGACCGGCGAGTGGGCACAACTCTCTAA